A section of the Kribbella sp. HUAS MG21 genome encodes:
- a CDS encoding GGDEF domain-containing protein produces MSSIRHWRLWRHRRRTDRQLAWRPARWSLWSAPRVVVGYVLVVDLAAVAVLISTSRLVGVHPRDWAWLAVLAAGSALHIEGARGIERLREIAAEGVPYVNLKGMWTFAGVLVLPPTLAGLLIALTYTHSWFRLRRVTPHRWIFSAATIVLAGAAAGVCLVAIAPANYPGYPGGYLGLVAVTVAGLAYWFANYALVVGAVLLSNPEANARAALGRLSDQTIVAGSLGLGVAAASLLLHDPWFVVVLLLTILGLHRALLVGQFQTAARTDPQTGLANSVFWHEMARKELARAERTKAPLGIVFLDLDHFKSVNDTYGHPAGDQVLKAIANALRRELRTDDLVGRFGGEEFAVLLPGTGPADTTATGERLRQRIETLRVQLSTSTGEVRLSDLTCSVGAATYPASGTTLEQLILAADTATYTAKNAGRNRVVTAPDQSPDSPHAA; encoded by the coding sequence GTGTCGAGTATCCGGCATTGGCGACTGTGGCGGCATCGTCGGCGCACCGACCGGCAGCTCGCCTGGCGGCCGGCCCGGTGGTCGCTGTGGTCCGCGCCGCGGGTGGTCGTCGGCTACGTCCTCGTCGTCGACCTGGCCGCCGTCGCCGTCCTGATCAGCACCTCGCGGCTCGTCGGCGTCCATCCGCGGGACTGGGCCTGGCTGGCCGTCCTCGCGGCCGGTTCGGCACTCCACATCGAGGGCGCGCGCGGTATCGAGCGGCTGCGCGAGATTGCCGCCGAAGGCGTGCCGTACGTCAATCTCAAAGGAATGTGGACCTTCGCCGGTGTCCTCGTCCTGCCACCAACTCTGGCCGGTCTGCTGATCGCCCTGACCTACACGCACTCATGGTTCCGCCTCCGTCGCGTCACACCGCACCGATGGATCTTCTCCGCCGCGACGATCGTCCTCGCCGGCGCGGCGGCCGGCGTCTGCCTGGTGGCGATCGCTCCCGCCAACTACCCCGGCTACCCGGGCGGCTACCTCGGACTGGTCGCGGTAACGGTCGCCGGTCTGGCGTACTGGTTCGCGAACTACGCCCTTGTCGTCGGAGCCGTACTGCTGTCGAACCCGGAGGCCAACGCCCGAGCCGCCCTGGGCCGTTTGAGCGACCAAACGATCGTCGCCGGTTCTCTCGGACTCGGGGTCGCGGCCGCCAGCCTGCTGCTGCACGATCCGTGGTTCGTGGTGGTGCTGCTCCTGACCATCCTCGGGCTGCATCGCGCGTTGCTCGTCGGGCAGTTCCAGACCGCGGCCCGGACGGACCCGCAGACCGGCCTGGCGAACAGCGTCTTCTGGCACGAGATGGCGCGCAAGGAGCTGGCCCGGGCCGAACGGACCAAAGCTCCGCTCGGGATCGTCTTCCTGGACCTCGACCATTTCAAGTCCGTCAACGACACGTACGGCCATCCCGCCGGCGACCAGGTACTGAAGGCGATCGCGAACGCGCTGCGCCGGGAGCTGCGGACCGACGACCTGGTCGGACGGTTCGGCGGCGAGGAGTTCGCCGTACTCCTGCCGGGCACCGGCCCCGCGGACACCACCGCCACCGGTGAGCGCCTCCGGCAGCGGATCGAAACCCTGCGTGTTCAGCTCAGCACCTCCACCGGCGAGGTCCGGCTGTCCGACCTGACCTGTTCGGTGGGCGCCGCGACCTACCCGGCGTCCGGCACCACGCTCGAGCAGCTGATCCTCGCGGCGGACACCGCGACGTACACGGCCAAGAACGCCGGACGTAATCGGGTCGTCACGGCACCGGACCAGTCTCCCGACTCCCCGCACGCCGCCTGA